Proteins from a single region of Brassica oleracea var. oleracea cultivar TO1000 unplaced genomic scaffold, BOL UnpScaffold00928, whole genome shotgun sequence:
- the LOC106320459 gene encoding putative pentatricopeptide repeat-containing protein At5g43820, translating into MSRSWNLALESLRLVRRGHIRTLVSRALFNRTVCTISEDLLSSSSSSHTVVDESYVLAELSSLLPISSKTTTGKEDTCLKDEVAVDSFLSPEERLRGVFLQKPKGKSAIHKALSSLCVDLSIDIVANVVDSGNLSGEAMVTFFNWAIREPGVSKDVGSYYVILRALGRRKFFTFMMDVLREMVSSDLKCLTIAMDSFARAHYVRRAIQLFEESQDFGVECGTESFNSLLCCLCERSHVSAANSVFNAKKGEIPFDSCTYNVMIGGWSKLGEVEEMEKVLKEMVEGGFGPDCLSFSYLIEGLGRAGRINDSVEIFDDMKHKGCVPDAKVYNAMICNFIFARDFDESVRYYRKMLDEECDPDLETYSKLVSGLVKGRKVADALEIYEEMLSRGIVPTTGLVTSFIKPLCSYGPPHAAMVIYQKARKAGCRISESAYKLLLKRLSRFGKCGILLNVWDEMQECGYSSDVEVYEYIVDGLCNIGHLENAVLVMEEAMRKGFCPNRLVYSRLSNKLMASNKTEMAYKLFLKIKEARIQDNARRFWRRNGWHF; encoded by the coding sequence ATGTCTAGAAGTTGGAACCTAGCTTTGGAGTCGTTGCGTCTTGTTCGTCGTGGTCATATACGAACCCTAGTTTCGCGAGCGCTATTCAATCGCACAGTCTGCACAATCTCCGAAGATCTTCTTTCATCATCGTCATCGAGTCATACTGTTGTGGATGAGAGCTATGTCCTAGCTGAACTATCTTCATTACTTCCGATTTCATCTAAAACCACAACGGGCAAGGAAGATACTTGTTTGAAGGATGAAGTAGCCGTTGATTCGTTTTTATCGCCTGAGGAGAGACTCAGAGGTGTGTTTCTTCAGAAACCGAAGGGGAAGTCTGCGATACACAAGGCTTTGAGCAGTCTTTGTGTTGATTTGAGTATCGACATTGTGGCTAACGTTGTGGATAGTGGGAACTTGAGTGGTGAAGCAATGGTTACGTTCTTCAACTGGGCGATTCGAGAACCTGGAGTGTCTAAAGATGTTGGTAGCTACTACGTGATTCTAAGAGCGTTGGGAAGGAGAAAGTTTTTCACTTTTATGATGGATGTTTTACGGGAAATGGTTAGTTCTGATCTGAAGTGCTTAACCATTGCAATGGATAGCTTTGCTAGGGCTCATTATGTGCGTAGAGCGATACAGTTGTTTGAGGAAAGCCAAGATTTTGGGGTGGAGTGTGGTACTGAGTCTTTTAATTCACTGTTGTGCTGTCTCTGCGAGCGGTCACATGTGAGTGCTGCAAACTCGGTGTTTAATGCGAAGAAAGGTGAGATACCTTTTGATAGTTGTACTTATAACGTTATGATTGGTGGGTGGTCGAAGCTCGGTGAGGTTGAAGAGATGGAGAAGGTTTTGAAGGAGATGGTGGAAGGTGGGTTTGGTCCCGACTGTTTGTCTTTCAGCTACCTTATCGAAGGGTTGGGAAGAGCTGGTCGGATCAATGATTCTGTTGAGATCTTTGATGATATGAAGCACAAGGGTTGTGTTCCTGACGCGAAGGTTTACAACGCTATGATCTGTAATTTCATTTTCGCTCGAGATTTTGATGAATCTGTGAGGTACTACCGAAAGATGCTCGATGAGGAGTGTGACCCTGACTTGGAGACCTATTCCAAGCTTGTTTCTGGGCTCGTCAAAGGCCGTAAGGTTGCAGATGCGCTTGAGATATATGAAGAGATGTTGTCAAGAGGGATTGTTCCCACCACAGGACTCGTTACCTCTTTCATCAAGCCGCTTTGCAGCTATGGTCCACCACACGCTGCGATGGTTATCTATCAGAAAGCGAGAAAAGCTGGGTGTAGGATATCGGAGAGCGCATATAAGCTGTTGCTTAAGCGGCTATCAAGATTTGGGAAATGTGGGATACTGCTGAACGTGTGGGACGAAATGCAAGAGTGTGGATACTCTTCCGACGTGGAAGTCTATGAGTATATCGTGGACGGGCTCTGTAACATTGGCCATCTAGAGAATGCTGTGCTTGTGATGGAAGAAGCCATGCGCAAAGGGTTTTGCCCAAACCGCCTTGTTTATAGTAGGCTTAGCAATAAACTCATGGCTTCAAACAAAACGGAAATGGCTTATAAGCTGTTTCTGAAGATCAAGGAGGCTCGCATTCAAGACAACGCTCGCAGATTCTGGCGAAGAAATGGGTGGCACTTTTGA